One window from the genome of Cryobacterium sp. GrIS_2_6 encodes:
- the nadD gene encoding nicotinate-nucleotide adenylyltransferase yields the protein MTERRPRIGVMGGTFDPIHHGHLVAASEVAQSFHLDEVVFVPTGQPWQKSDVTETEHRYLMTVIATASNPRFTVSRVDIDRVGPTYTIDTLRDLHAQRPDAELFFITGADAIRQILSWKDVQELWDLAHFVAVSRPGHELTISGLPNQDVSLLEVPALSISSTDCRARVNRGFPVWYLVPDGVVQYISKHHLYRSVA from the coding sequence GTGACTGAGCGCCGCCCCCGCATCGGCGTCATGGGCGGCACCTTCGATCCCATCCACCACGGCCACCTCGTCGCCGCGAGTGAGGTGGCGCAGAGCTTCCACCTCGACGAGGTCGTCTTCGTGCCGACCGGGCAGCCATGGCAGAAGAGCGACGTGACCGAAACCGAACACCGCTACCTGATGACCGTGATCGCGACGGCGTCGAACCCTCGCTTCACCGTGAGCCGCGTCGACATCGACAGGGTCGGCCCGACGTACACGATCGACACCCTGCGCGACCTGCACGCCCAGCGCCCGGACGCCGAACTGTTCTTCATCACAGGTGCCGACGCGATCCGCCAGATCCTGAGCTGGAAGGACGTCCAGGAACTCTGGGACCTCGCCCATTTCGTCGCTGTGAGTCGACCGGGACATGAGCTCACCATTTCGGGATTGCCGAACCAGGACGTAAGCTTGCTGGAAGTTCCGGCATTGTCGATATCGTCCACCGACTGCCGTGCACGCGTGAACCGGGGTTTCCCGGTCTGGTATCTGGTTCCCGACGGGGTCGTCCAGTACATCTCAAAGCATCATCTGTATCGGAGTGTGGCATGA
- a CDS encoding DUF1653 domain-containing protein, whose amino-acid sequence MTGITPGRYRHYKGNLYDVIGVARHSETDEELVVYTALYGDPGLWVRPLAMFLESVNFDGQAIPRFAPIDTDGGAHSVLDIRD is encoded by the coding sequence ATGACAGGAATAACGCCCGGGCGATACCGGCACTACAAGGGCAATCTGTACGACGTGATCGGCGTCGCCCGGCACTCAGAGACGGACGAGGAACTGGTCGTCTACACGGCGCTTTACGGCGATCCCGGGTTGTGGGTGCGTCCCCTGGCGATGTTCCTGGAGTCCGTCAACTTCGACGGACAGGCGATTCCCCGGTTCGCCCCGATCGACACCGACGGCGGAGCGCACTCCGTGCTGGATATCCGGGACTGA
- the proB gene encoding glutamate 5-kinase, whose amino-acid sequence MSVLGRDDIKTAARIVVKVGSSSISGANVSQISPLVDALADAHARGAEIVLVSSGAIATGMPYLNLEERPTDLATQQAAASVGQNLLIFRYQDSLRRYSIIAGQVLLTAGDLENRSHRSNARRAMNRLLGLRILPIVNENDTVATHEIRFGDNDRLAALVATLIGADLLVLLSDVDALYTRPPHLPGAERIPHIAAGDRLPGVEFGASSSGVGTGGAGTKVSAARIAAEAGTAVLVTSTGLVAQALRGDYVGTWFEPTPRL is encoded by the coding sequence GTGAGCGTCCTCGGGCGGGACGACATCAAGACGGCGGCACGCATCGTCGTGAAGGTCGGGTCATCCTCGATCAGCGGCGCGAATGTGTCGCAGATCTCCCCGCTCGTCGACGCCCTCGCCGACGCGCACGCCCGCGGCGCCGAGATCGTCCTGGTCTCCTCCGGTGCGATCGCGACCGGGATGCCGTACCTCAACCTCGAGGAACGGCCCACCGACCTCGCAACCCAGCAGGCCGCGGCCTCCGTCGGCCAGAACCTCCTGATCTTCCGCTACCAGGACAGTCTCCGTCGCTACTCGATCATCGCCGGGCAGGTGTTGCTCACCGCCGGCGACCTCGAGAACCGGTCACACCGGTCCAATGCGCGACGCGCGATGAACCGGCTGCTCGGGCTGCGGATCCTCCCGATCGTGAACGAGAACGACACCGTCGCCACCCACGAGATCCGCTTCGGCGACAACGACAGGCTCGCGGCCCTCGTCGCGACCCTGATCGGAGCCGACCTCCTCGTGCTGCTGAGCGACGTCGACGCCCTCTATACCCGCCCGCCGCATCTCCCAGGGGCGGAACGCATCCCGCACATCGCGGCAGGGGACCGGCTTCCCGGCGTGGAATTCGGCGCGAGCTCCTCCGGTGTCGGCACCGGTGGGGCCGGTACGAAGGTGTCAGCGGCCCGGATTGCAGCGGAAGCTGGAACGGCCGTGCTGGTCACCTCGACAGGGCTCGTCGCCCAGGCCCTGCGCGGCGATTACGTCGGCACCTGGTTCGAACCGACGCCCCGGCTCTAA
- a CDS encoding phosphoribosyltransferase family protein, which produces MVLFSDRVDAGRQLAERLEYLRGTDTIVLGLPRGGVPVAAEVARVLGAPLDVIVVRKLGVPFQPELAMGAIGEDGVRELNPDILSMASISADELATVERHERAILDARVAELRTGRERGDVRGHTVVIVDDGVATGATARAAGDVARLHGATRVILAVPVASAEALLDLTSFDELVCVNVPRRLVAVGNHYIDFAVTTDDEVTALLDAAARRIRSGRHADGSGLDRDVEIPVGAVVLEGHLYLPENAPAVVVFAHGSGSSRHSPRNQFVADVLHRAGLGTLLLDLLTPGEESDRANVFDVGLLAGRLAAATEWLVGRPDTRSCRIGYFGASTGAGAALWAAADADERLAAIVSRGGRPDLAGDRLPEVTAPTLLIVGGADPGVLDLNRRARTRMRCRNRLAVVEGATHLFEEPGALATAANLACDWFGSYLLAAAETGETGEVAGLVGVAEGDDATEVRAQPEWDIQY; this is translated from the coding sequence ATGGTCTTGTTCAGTGACCGGGTGGATGCCGGCCGGCAGCTTGCCGAGCGGCTCGAGTACCTGCGGGGTACCGACACGATCGTGCTCGGCCTGCCCAGGGGAGGGGTGCCCGTCGCTGCTGAGGTCGCGAGGGTTCTCGGCGCGCCGCTCGACGTCATCGTGGTCCGCAAACTCGGCGTTCCCTTCCAGCCGGAACTCGCGATGGGAGCGATCGGCGAGGACGGCGTCAGGGAACTCAACCCGGACATCCTCTCGATGGCCAGCATCAGCGCAGACGAGCTCGCGACGGTCGAACGCCACGAACGGGCCATTCTCGACGCCCGCGTCGCGGAACTGCGCACGGGCAGGGAACGGGGCGACGTGCGCGGTCACACCGTCGTCATCGTCGACGACGGCGTCGCGACGGGGGCGACGGCGCGCGCCGCCGGGGACGTCGCCCGGCTGCACGGCGCAACGCGGGTGATTCTGGCCGTTCCGGTGGCTTCGGCGGAAGCGCTGCTCGACCTGACGAGCTTCGACGAACTGGTCTGCGTGAACGTGCCGCGCCGCCTCGTCGCCGTCGGCAACCACTACATCGACTTCGCGGTCACGACCGACGACGAAGTGACCGCGCTGCTGGACGCCGCCGCCAGGCGGATCCGTTCCGGACGCCATGCCGACGGGTCCGGGCTCGACCGTGACGTGGAGATCCCGGTCGGCGCGGTCGTCCTCGAGGGACACCTGTACCTTCCTGAGAATGCCCCTGCGGTCGTCGTGTTCGCCCATGGTAGCGGAAGCAGCCGCCACAGCCCGCGCAACCAGTTCGTCGCCGACGTCCTGCACCGCGCCGGCCTCGGCACCTTGCTCCTCGACCTGCTCACGCCGGGGGAAGAATCCGACCGGGCCAACGTGTTCGACGTCGGGCTCCTCGCCGGGCGCCTGGCCGCGGCGACCGAGTGGCTCGTCGGTCGGCCGGACACCCGGTCCTGCCGAATCGGCTACTTCGGTGCGAGCACAGGCGCCGGCGCCGCGCTCTGGGCCGCTGCGGACGCCGACGAACGGCTCGCGGCCATCGTCAGCCGCGGCGGCCGTCCCGACCTCGCGGGGGACCGGCTCCCCGAGGTCACGGCCCCGACGCTCCTGATCGTCGGCGGCGCAGACCCGGGCGTGCTCGACCTCAATCGACGGGCCAGGACCCGGATGCGCTGTCGCAACCGGCTCGCGGTCGTCGAGGGTGCGACCCACCTCTTCGAGGAACCCGGAGCCCTGGCCACCGCGGCGAACCTCGCGTGCGACTGGTTCGGGTCCTACTTGTTGGCCGCGGCTGAGACCGGAGAAACCGGTGAGGTGGCCGGGCTGGTCGGCGTCGCGGAGGGTGACGACGCCACCGAGGTGCGCGCCCAACCGGAGTGGGACATCCAGTACTGA
- a CDS encoding FeoA family protein, which translates to MRVSRRVDGSPAAATPPLPNPCGLEALPIGVPARIVDVGDHGKAPYAGRLGDLGFVAGARIELLRRAPLGDPAVYRVRGYDICLRLAQARGIRVTTTL; encoded by the coding sequence ATGAGAGTGTCCCGCCGGGTTGACGGATCGCCTGCGGCTGCGACACCTCCGTTGCCGAATCCCTGCGGCCTGGAGGCGCTGCCGATCGGGGTGCCTGCCCGCATCGTCGACGTGGGAGACCACGGTAAGGCCCCATACGCCGGTCGCCTCGGTGACCTCGGCTTCGTCGCCGGCGCCAGGATCGAGCTCCTCCGTCGGGCGCCGCTCGGAGACCCTGCCGTGTACCGGGTACGCGGCTACGACATCTGCCTCCGACTGGCGCAGGCCCGCGGCATCCGCGTGACGACGACGCTGTGA
- the rsfS gene encoding ribosome silencing factor yields the protein MTASAHALELLKLAAAAADSKAGEDLVAIDVSSPLPLTDIFLIVTGRSERNVVAIAGEIEDQLTAAGHKPLRREGRAEGRWVLVDFGDLVVHVFHEEERVYYSLERLWKDCPVIPIELPVHKVQD from the coding sequence ATGACCGCTTCTGCCCACGCTCTCGAGCTCCTCAAGCTGGCCGCCGCCGCCGCAGACTCGAAAGCGGGGGAGGACCTCGTCGCCATCGACGTTTCCAGCCCTCTCCCACTGACCGACATCTTCCTCATCGTCACCGGCCGCTCCGAGCGCAACGTCGTCGCCATCGCTGGTGAGATCGAAGACCAGCTCACCGCAGCCGGTCACAAGCCGCTGCGCCGCGAAGGCCGCGCTGAGGGTCGCTGGGTGCTCGTCGACTTCGGCGACCTCGTCGTGCACGTCTTCCACGAGGAGGAGCGCGTGTACTATTCCCTCGAGCGACTCTGGAAGGACTGCCCCGTCATCCCGATCGAACTACCCGTCCACAAGGTCCAGGATTGA
- a CDS encoding ferrous iron transporter B, translating into MTGASSGPDCHGGPTGGTVVTGAPRTALVGSPNAGKTSIFNALTGLRAKTGNYPGVTVGRSVGVFRSGGQDFVVEDLPGTYGLEPVSPDEQIVTDLLQGRLTGVESPDALVVVIDATTVWRSLRLVSQVLRLHRPVCIAVTLTDELITRGGRLDIPGLERALGVPVVRVIGNRRIGIPELRTKIAGWRSWSVPVLDPPTDPAELEAWTESILLTSEYRPAQPDKTTQRIDAVLLHPVWGTAIFIAVMVTFFQIIFSFAAPLQGLVETFFGWLAGLVDVFVPVPWLAGLLGNAIIGGVGAVVVFIPQIMLMFLLISLLEGVGYMCRAAFLMDRIMSRAGLEGRAFVALMSSFACAVPGIMATRTLPSAKDRIATMMGAPLMTCSARLPVYILLIGMLVSPESRIGPLQTQGVIMFCLYFLGAVSAMLAAWIVKTVQDRNGLLMPFYMEMPPYRVPTLRSICLQMWDSSRAFLRKCGTIVMLTTIVLWLLLNFPLHSTAELTASGVDVTDEGAVTSFVMDHSAAASIGRAVEPVFAPLGFDWRVNIGVVASLSARETFVATLGQIAAADDPDNPSAALSAMTYTDGAHAGDRVFTAPTIAALLVFFVYALQCMSTVSVMKRETGTWKWPAIAFGYMFVLAWSSAWIVHGIVALATGTA; encoded by the coding sequence GTGACGGGCGCATCGAGCGGGCCGGACTGCCACGGAGGACCGACCGGCGGCACCGTCGTCACCGGCGCCCCGCGCACGGCGCTCGTCGGCAGCCCGAACGCCGGCAAGACGAGCATCTTCAACGCCCTCACAGGACTCCGGGCGAAGACCGGAAACTATCCTGGCGTCACCGTCGGCCGGTCCGTCGGCGTCTTCCGCTCCGGCGGCCAGGATTTCGTCGTCGAGGACCTGCCCGGCACCTATGGCCTCGAGCCGGTGAGTCCGGACGAGCAGATCGTCACCGACCTGCTCCAGGGCCGACTCACCGGGGTCGAATCGCCCGACGCCCTGGTCGTCGTGATCGACGCGACGACGGTCTGGCGGTCACTGCGACTCGTGTCGCAGGTGCTGCGCCTGCACCGACCGGTGTGCATCGCCGTGACCCTCACCGACGAACTCATCACCCGCGGCGGGCGCCTCGACATCCCCGGGCTCGAACGGGCCCTCGGCGTGCCGGTCGTTAGGGTGATCGGTAACCGGCGCATCGGCATCCCCGAACTCCGCACGAAAATCGCCGGCTGGCGGAGCTGGTCCGTGCCCGTGCTCGATCCCCCGACAGACCCGGCCGAGCTCGAGGCCTGGACCGAATCGATCCTCCTGACGAGCGAGTACCGCCCGGCGCAGCCCGACAAGACCACCCAGCGGATCGACGCGGTGCTGCTGCATCCGGTGTGGGGCACGGCGATTTTCATCGCGGTCATGGTCACCTTCTTCCAGATCATCTTCTCCTTCGCGGCACCCCTGCAGGGACTCGTTGAGACGTTCTTCGGCTGGCTCGCCGGACTGGTCGACGTCTTCGTGCCGGTGCCCTGGCTCGCGGGCCTGCTCGGTAACGCGATCATCGGCGGGGTGGGCGCCGTCGTCGTCTTCATCCCGCAGATCATGCTGATGTTCCTGCTGATCTCCCTGCTCGAGGGCGTCGGCTACATGTGCCGGGCGGCGTTCCTGATGGACCGCATCATGTCGAGGGCGGGGCTCGAGGGCCGGGCGTTCGTCGCGCTGATGAGTTCCTTCGCCTGCGCGGTCCCCGGGATCATGGCCACCCGCACGCTGCCGTCGGCAAAGGACCGCATCGCGACGATGATGGGCGCGCCCCTGATGACCTGCTCGGCACGGCTGCCGGTCTACATCCTCCTGATCGGGATGCTCGTCAGCCCGGAGTCCCGCATCGGTCCGCTGCAGACCCAGGGCGTCATCATGTTCTGCCTCTACTTTCTCGGGGCGGTGTCTGCCATGCTCGCGGCCTGGATCGTGAAGACCGTGCAGGACCGGAACGGCCTCCTGATGCCGTTCTACATGGAGATGCCGCCGTATCGCGTCCCGACGCTGCGTTCCATCTGCCTCCAGATGTGGGATTCGTCCCGGGCTTTCCTGCGCAAGTGCGGAACGATCGTCATGCTCACGACGATCGTGCTGTGGCTCCTCCTGAACTTCCCGCTGCACTCGACCGCAGAGCTGACGGCATCCGGTGTCGACGTCACGGACGAGGGCGCGGTGACGTCCTTCGTGATGGACCACAGTGCGGCGGCATCGATCGGCCGTGCCGTCGAACCGGTCTTCGCGCCGCTCGGCTTCGACTGGCGTGTCAACATCGGCGTCGTCGCCTCCCTCTCCGCGCGGGAGACCTTCGTGGCCACGCTTGGCCAGATCGCAGCAGCCGACGACCCGGACAACCCCTCCGCGGCACTCTCCGCCATGACGTACACGGACGGCGCCCATGCCGGCGACCGCGTCTTCACGGCCCCGACGATCGCCGCGCTTCTGGTCTTCTTCGTGTATGCGCTGCAGTGCATGTCCACGGTAAGCGTGATGAAGCGGGAGACCGGCACCTGGAAGTGGCCGGCCATCGCGTTCGGGTACATGTTCGTGCTGGCCTGGAGCTCGGCGTGGATCGTCCACGGCATCGTCGCACTCGCGACCGGGACGGCCTGA
- a CDS encoding glutamate-5-semialdehyde dehydrogenase, whose translation MLQSPVDSLRLTLTLDSARRASIVLASTPTSQKNRALTAIADSLRRNTADILAANRDDLAAGAANGLSTGLLDRLTLDAARVAGLADAVLQIALLTDPVGEVVRGSSLPNGVKISQVRVPFGVVGVIYEARPNVTVDIAALALKSGNAVVLRGGSAAENTNRVLVALLQSAVDSVGLPGDVVQTIDPFGREGATELMQARGQVDVLIPRGSAGLINAVVTQSNVPVIETGAGVVHIFLDESANRDWAVEIVHNSKVQRPSVCNAVETLLVHEGAADRLLPAVLSRLAASGVTIHGDARVQALFPDAVPATEFDWETEYMSLDLAVAVVPGLDGALAHIRRYSTGHTESIITNDIVNSERFLNEVDSAAVMVNASTRFTDGGEFGFGAEVGISTQKLHARGPMGLQELTSTKWIVRGSGQVRA comes from the coding sequence ATGCTGCAGTCACCCGTCGACTCCCTCCGGCTCACCCTGACCCTCGATTCGGCGCGCAGGGCCTCGATCGTCCTCGCGTCCACTCCGACGTCGCAGAAGAACAGGGCGCTCACCGCGATCGCGGACTCCCTGCGCAGGAACACGGCGGACATCCTCGCGGCGAACCGTGACGACCTCGCCGCCGGCGCCGCGAACGGACTCAGTACCGGTCTCCTCGACCGGCTCACCCTCGATGCGGCCCGCGTGGCCGGCCTCGCGGACGCCGTGCTCCAGATCGCGCTCCTGACCGACCCCGTCGGCGAGGTCGTCCGTGGCAGCAGCCTGCCCAACGGCGTGAAGATCAGCCAGGTGCGGGTGCCCTTCGGCGTCGTCGGCGTCATCTACGAGGCGCGGCCCAACGTGACCGTCGATATCGCGGCGCTCGCGCTCAAGAGCGGCAACGCCGTCGTCCTCCGCGGCGGATCCGCCGCCGAGAACACCAACCGGGTCCTGGTCGCCCTCCTCCAGTCGGCCGTCGACTCCGTCGGTCTGCCGGGGGACGTGGTGCAGACCATCGATCCCTTCGGGCGCGAGGGCGCGACCGAACTCATGCAGGCCCGCGGCCAGGTCGACGTGCTCATTCCGCGTGGAAGCGCCGGCCTGATCAATGCCGTCGTCACCCAGTCGAATGTCCCGGTCATCGAGACCGGTGCCGGCGTCGTGCACATTTTCCTCGACGAGAGCGCCAACCGGGACTGGGCCGTCGAGATCGTGCACAACTCGAAGGTGCAGCGCCCGAGCGTCTGCAACGCCGTCGAGACCCTCCTCGTCCACGAGGGCGCCGCGGACCGTCTGCTGCCTGCCGTCCTCAGTCGTCTCGCCGCCTCCGGGGTCACCATCCACGGCGACGCCCGCGTCCAGGCGCTCTTCCCGGACGCCGTCCCCGCCACCGAATTCGACTGGGAGACGGAATACATGAGCCTCGACCTCGCGGTCGCGGTCGTTCCCGGCCTCGATGGGGCGCTCGCGCACATCCGCCGTTATTCGACGGGCCACACCGAGTCGATCATCACCAACGACATCGTCAACTCCGAACGGTTCCTGAACGAAGTGGATTCCGCGGCCGTCATGGTCAATGCATCGACCCGGTTCACCGATGGCGGCGAATTCGGCTTCGGTGCCGAGGTGGGCATCTCCACCCAGAAACTGCATGCCCGAGGCCCGATGGGACTCCAGGAACTCACCAGCACGAAGTGGATCGTGCGCGGCAGCGGACAGGTGCGGGCCTAG
- the obgE gene encoding GTPase ObgE, protein MATFVDQVTLHLRAGNGGNGCVSVKREKFKPLAGPDGGNGGNGGDIVLVADPQVTTLLGFHRSPHRSSVNGGPGMGDHRAGFSSEIMELSVPLGTVVKDVDGNELADMTEPGFRIVVAPGGQGGLGNAALASSKRKAPGFALLGTYGWEGDVQLELKTVADVAFVGYPSAGKSSLIAAMSAARPKIADYPFTTLFPNLGVVDAGEVRYTVADVPGLIEGASEGKGLGLEFLRHVERCTALLHILDCATLDPDRDPLSDLDVILGELGAYPVPEGQKPLLDRPQLVALNKIDVPEARELADFVKADLEARGYRVFEISTVSHEGLRQLNYALAELVEAGRIESAAALAAKPRIIIRPKAVDDSGFVVKVEGGSFGNIYRIIGTKPERWVQQTDFTNDEAVGFLADRLAKLGIENELFKAGAVAGSTVIIGAGNGVVFDWEPTLTSTAELITAPRGTDTRLDDSKRRTSSERREEYFGRMDAKAAARAELIRERDAGMWTSGEVEYNGESAPAGSESSQEDSE, encoded by the coding sequence ATGGCCACATTCGTTGACCAGGTCACGCTGCACCTGCGCGCGGGCAACGGCGGCAACGGCTGTGTGTCCGTCAAGCGGGAGAAGTTCAAGCCCCTGGCCGGCCCCGACGGCGGCAACGGCGGAAACGGCGGCGACATCGTGCTCGTCGCCGATCCCCAGGTGACCACGCTCCTCGGCTTCCACCGGTCCCCGCACCGCAGCTCCGTCAATGGCGGCCCCGGCATGGGCGACCACCGCGCCGGTTTCAGCAGCGAGATCATGGAACTCTCCGTACCCCTCGGCACCGTCGTCAAGGACGTCGACGGCAACGAACTCGCCGACATGACCGAACCGGGTTTCCGGATCGTCGTGGCCCCCGGCGGCCAGGGCGGGCTCGGCAACGCCGCACTCGCCTCCTCGAAGCGCAAGGCCCCCGGCTTCGCACTCCTCGGCACCTACGGCTGGGAAGGCGATGTCCAGCTCGAGCTCAAGACCGTCGCCGACGTCGCCTTCGTCGGTTACCCCTCCGCAGGCAAGTCCAGCCTGATCGCGGCCATGTCCGCCGCGAGGCCCAAGATCGCCGACTACCCCTTCACGACCCTGTTCCCGAACCTGGGCGTCGTCGACGCCGGAGAGGTGCGCTACACGGTGGCAGACGTTCCCGGCCTGATCGAGGGCGCGAGCGAGGGCAAGGGCCTCGGCCTCGAATTCCTGCGCCACGTCGAACGCTGCACAGCTCTCCTGCACATCCTCGACTGCGCGACCCTCGATCCCGACCGCGACCCGCTCAGCGACCTCGACGTGATCCTCGGAGAACTCGGCGCTTACCCGGTTCCGGAAGGCCAGAAACCCCTCCTCGACCGTCCCCAGCTGGTCGCGCTCAACAAGATCGACGTTCCAGAGGCCCGCGAACTCGCGGACTTCGTCAAGGCAGACCTCGAAGCCCGCGGCTACCGCGTCTTCGAGATCTCCACCGTCAGCCATGAGGGCCTCCGCCAGCTGAACTATGCCCTCGCCGAACTCGTCGAAGCGGGCCGCATCGAGTCCGCCGCAGCACTCGCGGCCAAGCCGCGCATCATCATCCGTCCCAAGGCCGTCGACGACAGCGGTTTCGTCGTCAAGGTCGAGGGCGGCTCGTTCGGCAACATCTACCGCATCATCGGCACCAAGCCCGAGCGCTGGGTGCAGCAGACCGACTTCACCAACGATGAGGCCGTCGGCTTCCTTGCCGACCGCCTGGCCAAGCTCGGCATCGAGAACGAACTCTTCAAAGCGGGAGCCGTCGCCGGCTCGACCGTGATCATCGGCGCAGGCAACGGTGTCGTCTTCGACTGGGAGCCCACTCTCACGTCGACGGCGGAGCTCATCACGGCCCCCCGCGGCACCGACACGCGCCTCGACGACTCGAAGCGCCGCACCAGCAGCGAGCGCCGGGAAGAGTACTTCGGCCGGATGGACGCCAAGGCGGCCGCCCGTGCCGAGCTCATCCGCGAGCGCGACGCCGGAATGTGGACCTCTGGCGAGGTCGAGTACAACGGCGAGAGCGCCCCAGCGGGCTCGGAAAGCAGCCAGGAAGACTCCGAGTGA
- a CDS encoding YchJ family protein produces MPNPRDPRADPVSQRPEHCPCLSGERYSACCGPLHAGVSSAPTAERLMRSRYSAFAVGDVDYLLVSWHPSTRPAHFELDDTLRWTRLDIERTEKGGPFDSTGVVEFTAYCRQGGVRSAQHEVSRFTRVAQRWYYVDAEV; encoded by the coding sequence GTGCCGAACCCCCGTGACCCCCGCGCCGATCCGGTCTCGCAACGCCCGGAACACTGCCCGTGCCTGAGCGGCGAGCGCTACTCGGCGTGCTGCGGCCCGCTGCACGCCGGGGTCAGTTCCGCACCGACGGCTGAGCGCCTGATGCGATCGCGCTACTCCGCCTTCGCCGTCGGTGACGTGGATTACCTGCTCGTCTCGTGGCATCCGAGCACCCGGCCCGCGCACTTCGAACTCGACGACACCCTCCGCTGGACACGTCTCGATATCGAACGCACCGAAAAGGGCGGACCATTCGACTCGACCGGTGTGGTCGAATTCACCGCATACTGCCGCCAGGGCGGTGTGCGGAGCGCCCAACATGAGGTGAGCCGCTTCACCCGCGTCGCCCAGCGCTGGTACTACGTCGACGCCGAGGTCTGA
- a CDS encoding NifU family protein — MIPLHPEGVDDRPEAIRWVMPPGSLGFTGAVRSAPGDLGRLLDTGVLTGLTVGAGSVTTCLSATCSWASDGAAVRSALHAALENPAEWVPAVAGTPGTRDADLAVAARTVLAGRVGDFIRSHGGAVELVSAHDEVVTVRLTGSCSGCPAVGFTLHARVERALRDLHPGLRSLVAV; from the coding sequence ATGATCCCGCTGCACCCGGAAGGCGTGGACGACCGCCCAGAGGCGATCCGCTGGGTGATGCCGCCCGGTTCGCTCGGATTCACCGGTGCCGTCCGATCGGCACCGGGTGACCTCGGTCGCCTGCTCGACACCGGCGTGCTCACCGGACTCACGGTCGGTGCCGGCTCCGTCACGACATGCCTGTCCGCGACCTGCAGCTGGGCCTCGGACGGTGCGGCGGTGCGGAGCGCGCTGCACGCCGCCCTCGAGAATCCAGCGGAGTGGGTTCCTGCCGTTGCGGGGACGCCCGGCACGCGCGACGCCGACCTCGCCGTGGCGGCCCGCACCGTGCTGGCCGGGCGGGTCGGCGACTTCATCCGCTCCCACGGCGGCGCTGTCGAGCTCGTTTCTGCACACGACGAGGTCGTCACGGTACGCCTGACCGGCTCCTGCAGCGGATGTCCCGCCGTCGGGTTCACCCTGCACGCCCGCGTCGAGCGCGCCCTGCGCGACCTCCACCCCGGACTTCGCTCGCTCGTGGCGGTTTGA
- a CDS encoding LLM class flavin-dependent oxidoreductase, which yields MAQELELGLDTFGDVTWDSDGAPLHQAQVLRNVVAEGVLAEQVGLDFFGIGEHHRTDFAVSAPEVVLAAIAGRTTRIRLGSAVTVLSSDDPVRVFERFATLDGVSNGRAEVILGRGSFTESFPLFGLDLGDYERLFEEKLNLFAELLKEEPVTWTGATRAGLTDQSVYPPTESGSIRTWIGVGGSPQSVVRAAHYGLPLMLAIIGGSPLAFAPLVELYHRALGEFKRPTQPIGEHSPGYVAETDTQAREEMWPHYAAMQERIGRERGWGPVSRDQFEHDAGPDGALFVGSPETVAAKIVATAQGLGLSRFDLKYSLGTLSHEKLMSSIELYGTRVAPLVRDALG from the coding sequence ATGGCACAGGAGCTTGAACTCGGACTCGACACCTTCGGAGACGTGACCTGGGATTCAGACGGCGCGCCCCTGCACCAGGCGCAGGTGCTCCGCAACGTCGTGGCGGAAGGGGTCCTCGCCGAGCAGGTCGGCCTCGACTTCTTCGGCATCGGGGAGCACCACCGCACGGACTTCGCGGTCTCGGCGCCCGAGGTCGTGCTTGCGGCGATCGCAGGGCGGACCACGCGCATCCGGCTCGGATCTGCAGTGACGGTGCTGAGTTCCGACGACCCGGTCAGGGTGTTCGAGCGCTTCGCGACCCTGGACGGCGTGTCGAACGGTCGCGCGGAGGTCATCCTCGGCCGTGGCTCCTTCACCGAATCCTTCCCGCTCTTCGGTCTCGACCTCGGTGACTACGAACGGCTCTTCGAAGAAAAACTCAACCTCTTCGCCGAACTCCTCAAGGAAGAACCGGTGACCTGGACGGGAGCGACCCGCGCGGGGCTCACCGACCAGAGCGTCTACCCGCCGACAGAGTCCGGGTCCATTCGCACCTGGATCGGTGTCGGCGGCAGCCCGCAGTCCGTTGTCCGCGCCGCCCATTACGGTCTCCCGCTCATGCTCGCGATCATCGGCGGCTCACCCCTCGCCTTCGCGCCCCTCGTCGAGCTCTACCATCGTGCCCTCGGCGAATTCAAGCGTCCGACCCAACCGATCGGTGAACACTCCCCGGGGTACGTCGCCGAAACGGATACGCAGGCGCGCGAGGAGATGTGGCCGCACTATGCCGCGATGCAGGAGCGCATCGGGCGGGAACGGGGTTGGGGTCCCGTGAGCCGCGACCAGTTCGAACACGATGCCGGACCGGACGGCGCCCTGTTCGTGGGCTCGCCGGAGACCGTAGCGGCCAAGATCGTCGCAACGGCGCAGGGCCTCGGCCTGTCGCGTTTCGATCTGAAGTACAGCCTCGGCACCCTCAGCCACGAGAAACTGATGTCGAGCATCGAGCTGTATGGCACCCGGGTGGCTCCGCTGGTGCGGGACGCGCTGGGTTGA